The Camelina sativa cultivar DH55 unplaced genomic scaffold, Cs unpScaffold01213, whole genome shotgun sequence genome window below encodes:
- the LOC104774047 gene encoding probable thionin-2.4 yields MEGKTLVLSVLVMSLFMAQIQVDAKSCCPSTTARNIYNTCRFAGGSRPVCASASGCKIINSGKCPNGYTHDILENTGDAVNEYCKLGCVSSVCGALTTLQNSDASEIVNVAVEKCANACLTVCTKGSMIAVETA; encoded by the exons ATGGAAGGAAAAACTTTGGTCCTAAGTGTGCTCGTGATGAGTCTGTTTATGGCACAAATTCAAGTTGACGCCAAGAGCTGCTGTCCATCCACCACTGCTAGAAATATCTATAATACTTGCCGCTTTGCAGGAGGTTCAAGGCCAGTATGTGCAAGCGCTAGTGGCTGCAAAATTATTAACAGTGGCAAATGTCCTAACGGATATACCCATGACATTCTCGAAAACACTG GTGATGCTGTTAATGAATACTGCAAGTTGGGCTGTGTATCCTCTGTGTGCGGTGCCTTAACCACTCTCCAGAACTCCg ATGCAAGTGAAATCGTGAATGTAGCGGTTGAAAAATGTGCCAACGCATGTTTGACAGTCTGCACCAAGGGCTCGATGATTGCAGTTGAAACCGCCTAG